GAGATGATGGCCGCCGGTGGTCCGCACTACGACATGGGCCGCTGGGGCATGGAGGTCTTCCGGGCGTCTCCCCGGCAGGCTGACCTGATGATCGTGGCCGGCCGGGTGAGTCAGAAGATGGCGCCGGTGCTACGCCAGATCTACGACCAGATGGCCGAGCCCCGCTGGGTGCTCTCGATGGGCGTCTGCGCCAGCAGCGGCGGCATGTTCAACAACTACGCGATCGTGCAGGGCGTCGACCACGTGGTGCCGGTCGACATGTACCTGCCCGGCTGCCCGCCCCGGCCGGAGATGCTCATCGACGCGATCCTCAAGCTCCGCGAGAAGATCATGTACGAGCCGCTGGGCCCGAACGGCCGCAAGATGCTGGCGGCCCGCCAGGAGCGCGGCGAGGTGCCGATCGTGCCCTACGGCTCCATGCCCTCCTCGTACCGCAGCGACAAGGCCCGTCGTGCCGAGTGGACCCAGGCGGTCCGCGACGGCCGCGAGGAGCAGCTGCGGATCGAGAACTGGATGAACGCTCAGAACCACCTCCACCCGCAGGCAGGCCCCAAATGAGCGACAAGCCCAACGACGGCGGCGTACCGGTGCCGGTGGTGCCGGCCGGCGCCTCCAGTGGTGCCCCCGCCGAGTTGCCACCGGCCAGCCCGGCTGGGCGCGGGATGTTCGGCAACCACGGCACCGGCGACGTGTCCGGCTACGGCGGCCTGGTCCGCCAGCGCCAGCCCATCGAGGAGGCGCCCCGGCCGTACGGGGGCTACTTCGACGAGGTCCGCGACGCGTTGGAGGAGGCGTACCCGGCCTTCGGTGACGCGATCGAGAAGGTCGTGGTCGACCGGGGTGAGCTGACCCTGCACGTCCGCCCGGAGCGGATCGCCGAGGTCTGCCAGGTGATGCGGGACGACCTGGCGCTGCGGTTCGAGCTGTGCTCCTCGGTGTCCGGTGCGGACTACCTGGGCGCCGACGAGCGCCGGCTGCACGTGATCTACCTGCTCACCTCGATGACGTACCGGCGGCGGGTCCGGCTGGAGGCCGCGGTCTCCGTCGAGGCCCCGCACCTGCCCAGCGTGACCGCGATCTACCCGACCGCGGACTGGCAGGAGCGCGAGGCGTACGACATGTTCGGCATCGTCTTCGACGGCCACCCCAACCTGACCCGGATCCTCATGCCGGACGACTGGGAGGGCCACCCGCAGCGCAAGGACTACCCGCTCGGCGGCGTCCCCGTCGAGTACAAGGGCGCGGAGATCCAGCCGCCGGACCGTAGGAGGTCCTACCAGTGACGACGTCGAACTACGCCAGCGAGCGCGAGACCACCGAGGGTCGGGTCTTCACCGTCACCGGTGGGGACTGGGACACGATCGTCTCGGGCACCGACCCGATCAACGACGAGCGGATCGTGGTCAACATGGGTCCGCAGCACCCGTCCACGCACGGGGTGCTGCGGCTGATCCTGGAGCTGGAGGGCGAGACGGTCCGCGAGGCCCGCGCCGTCGTCGGCTACCTGCACACCGGCATCGAGAAGAGCCTCGAATACCGCAACTGGGTCCAGGGCTCGACGTTCGTGACCCGGATGGACTACCTCGCCCCGATCTTCAACGAGACGGCGTACGCGCTGGCGGTCGAGAAGCTGCTCGGCATCACCGACGACATCACCGAGCGGGCCACCACCATCCGCGTGCTGATGATGGAACTCAACCGGATCTCGTCGCACCTGGTCTGGCTGGCCACCACCGGCATGGAGCTGGGCGCGATCTCGATCATGCTGTACGGCTTCCGCGAGCGGGAGTACATCCTCGACATCTTCGAGACCATCACCGGTCTGCGGATGAACCACGCGTACGTCCGGCCGGGCGGTGTGGCGCAGGACGTGCCCGACGACGCGGTCCGCAAGATCCGCGAGTTCCTCAAGATGATGCCGAAGAAGCTCAAGGAGTACGAGGACCTCCTCTCCGGCCAGCCGATCTGGACCGAGCGGACGAAGAACGTCGCGGTGCTGGACGTCACCGGCTGCGTGGCGCTCGGCATCACCGGCCCGGTGCTGCGCTCCGCCGGCCTGGCCTGGGACCTGCGCAAGACCATGCCGTACTGCGGCTACGAGACGTACGAGTTCGACGTGCCGACCCACCCCGACGGTGACGTGTGGGGTCGCTACCAGGTCCGGCTCGCCGAGATCCGGGAGTCGATGAAGCTGGTCGAGCAGGCCCTGGACCGGCTCCGTCCGGGCCCGGTGATGGTCGCCGACCGCAAGATCGCCTGGCCGGCGCAGCTGGCCATCGGCGTGGACGGCATGGGCAACTCGCTGGAGCACGTCGCGAAGATCATGGGTCAGTCGATGGAGTCGCTGATCCACCACTTCAAGCTGGTGACCGAGGGCTTCCGGGTTCCGCCCGGCCAGGTGTACGTCGGCATCGAGGCGCCCCGCGGCGAGTTGGGCGTGCACGCGGTCTCCGACGGTGGCACCCGGCCGTACCGGGTGCACTACCGGGAGCCGAGCTTCGTCAACCTCCAGGCTCTCCCGGCGATGGCCGAGGGTGGCCTGATCGCCGACGTGATCGCCGGCGGTGCCTCGTTGGACCCCGTGATGGGTGGTTGTGACCGATGACGACTTTCACTGAAGAGACCCGGGAGCGGGCGCGCGAGATCATCGCCCGTTACCCGGCGGACCGGTCCCGCTCGGCGTTGCTGCCGCTGCTGCACCTGGTGCAGGCCGAAGAGGGGTACGTCTCCCCGGCCGGGGTCACGTTCTGCGCCGAGGTGCTGGGGCTGAACAAGGCCCAGGTCGGTGCGGTGGCCACCTTCTACACGATGTACAAGCGCAAGCCGACCGGTGACTTCCTGGTCAGCGTCTGCACCAACACGATGTGCAATGTGCTCGGTGGCCAGGAGGTCTACGACACCCTCTCCGAGCACCTGGGCGTCGGACACGACGAGACGACCGCCGACGGCACGATCACGCTGGAGCACGCCGAGTGCCTGGCGGCGTGCGACTACGGCCCGGTGATGACGGTCAACTACGACTTCTTCGACGGCGTGGACCCGTCCACCGCGGTCGGCGTGGTCGACGAGCTGCGGGCGGGCTCGCGGCCGATGCCGACCCGGGGCGCTCGGCTCTGCACCCTCAAGGAAATGGCCGTGCAGCTCGCCGGTTTCGCCGACGAACGCGACGGCGCGGTCGCCGACGGTGGGCCGGGTGAGCCCACCCTGCGCGGGCTGAGGCTGGCGCAGCAGCACGGCGTCTCGGTGCCGGGCTTCGACCCGAACACCCCGATCCGCAGCAAGGCGGAGGCGGACAAGGCAGCCGCGAAGGCGAAGGCCGCCGAGGCCCCCGCGAAGCCTGCCGCCGAGCCCGCGAAGCCGGCCAGCCCGGTGAAGGGTGGCGACGGCGCCTCCGCCGAGGTTCCGGCGGAGACCTCGCCGCCGGCCCCGCGTGACGCGCAGAAGGCCGAGGCCGCCGGCGTGGCGGCCAACGAGCCAGCCAGCGACGGCAAGCCCGCCGGTGACTCCACCGGCCCGCAGGAGCGCAACCTCAACGAAGCGTCGGCGAGCGCCAGTGGCGCTAACTCCGCCGCCGCGAGCGAAACGGGGGCCCAGAAGTGACCACTCCCCGCCCGGAGACGCTGGCCAAGCTGACGCCGGTGCTGACCAAGCGCTGGCTGTCGCCGGACGCCTGGCAGATCGGCACGTACGAGCAGTTGGACGGCTACGCCGCGCTGCGCAAGGCGCTCAAGGCCCACCCGGACGACCTGATCCAGCTGATCAAGGACTCTGGGCTGCGTGGCCGGGGCGGCGCCGGCTTCCCCACCGGCCTCAAGTGGGGCTTCATCCCGCAGGGCGATGGGAAGCCGCACTACCTGGTGGTCAACGCCGACGAGGGCGAGCCGGGCACCTGCAAGGACCTGCCGCTGATGACCCACGACCCGCACGCGTTGGTCGAGGGCGTGATCATCGCGTCGTACGCGATCCGCGCCAACCGCGCCTACATCTACATCCGGGGCGAGGCGGTGCACGCCGCGCGCCGGCTGCGCAACGCCGTCCAGGAGGCGTACGACAAGGGTTACCTCGGCCGGAACATCCTGCGCAGCGGCTACGACCTGGAGTTGGTGGTGCACTCCGGCGCCGGGGCGTACATCTGCGGCGAGGAGACGGCGCTGCTGGACTCGCTGGAGGGGTTCCGAGGTCAGCCCCGGCTGCGCCCGCCGTTCCCGGCCACCCACGGCCTGTACGCGAGCCCGACCGTGGTGAACAACGTCGGCACCATCGCCAGCGTGCCGCCGATCGTGCTCGGTGGGGCCGACTGGTGGAAGACCATGGGCACCGAGAAGTCCTCCGGGCCGATGATCTACTCGCTGTCCGGCCGGATCGTCAACCCGGGCCAGTTCGAGTGCTCGATGGGCGTCACGCTGCGCGAGCTGCTCGAGCTGGCCGGTGGGATGCAGCCCGGGCACAACCTGCGGTTCTGGACCCCGGGCGGCTCGTCCACGCCGTTGCTCGCCGCCGAGCACCTCGACGTGCCACTGGACTTCGAGGGGGTGGCGGCGGCCGGCTCGATCCTCGGCACCACGGCCACGCAGATCTTCTCGGACCAGGACTGCCCGGTCTACGCGACGTACCGGTGGCTGGAGTTCTACCACCACGAGTCGTGCGGCAAGTGCACCCCGTGCCGCGAGGGCAACTACTGGATGGTCCGGGTCTACCGGCGGATCCTCGCCGGTCAGGGCACCCACGAGGACCTGGACACCCTGCTGGACACCTGCGACAACATCCTCGGCCGCTCGTTCTGTGGCCTGGGTGACGGCGCGACCAGCTCGGTGACCTCGTCGCTGAAGTACTTCAAGCAGGACTACCTCGACTACATCGAGGGACGTACCGCGCCGAAGCTGTCGGACAAGCAGCTAGTTGGAGCTCACTGATGCGAGCGCGAGGAGTGAGCGAAGCGAGCACCGCAGTCGCGAGCGAAAGGCAAGCACTGTGACGGACGTAGCCAAGCAGACCGAGACTGTCACGCTCACCATCGACGGTGTCGAGGTCACCGCCCCCAAGGGGACGCTGCTGATCCGGGCCGCCGAGCAGATGGGCACCGAGATCCCCCGGTTCTGCGACCACCCGCTACTGGCCCCGGCCGGAGCGTGCCGGCAGTGCCTGGTCGAGGTGGAGGGCCAGCGTAAGCCGGTCGC
The window above is part of the Micromonospora sp. LH3U1 genome. Proteins encoded here:
- a CDS encoding NuoB/complex I 20 kDa subunit family protein; protein product: MGIEEKLPAGVLLTSVEKLVNWSRKSSVWGATFGLACCAIEMMAAGGPHYDMGRWGMEVFRASPRQADLMIVAGRVSQKMAPVLRQIYDQMAEPRWVLSMGVCASSGGMFNNYAIVQGVDHVVPVDMYLPGCPPRPEMLIDAILKLREKIMYEPLGPNGRKMLAARQERGEVPIVPYGSMPSSYRSDKARRAEWTQAVRDGREEQLRIENWMNAQNHLHPQAGPK
- a CDS encoding NADH-quinone oxidoreductase subunit C, which translates into the protein MSDKPNDGGVPVPVVPAGASSGAPAELPPASPAGRGMFGNHGTGDVSGYGGLVRQRQPIEEAPRPYGGYFDEVRDALEEAYPAFGDAIEKVVVDRGELTLHVRPERIAEVCQVMRDDLALRFELCSSVSGADYLGADERRLHVIYLLTSMTYRRRVRLEAAVSVEAPHLPSVTAIYPTADWQEREAYDMFGIVFDGHPNLTRILMPDDWEGHPQRKDYPLGGVPVEYKGAEIQPPDRRRSYQ
- a CDS encoding NADH-quinone oxidoreductase subunit D — its product is MTTSNYASERETTEGRVFTVTGGDWDTIVSGTDPINDERIVVNMGPQHPSTHGVLRLILELEGETVREARAVVGYLHTGIEKSLEYRNWVQGSTFVTRMDYLAPIFNETAYALAVEKLLGITDDITERATTIRVLMMELNRISSHLVWLATTGMELGAISIMLYGFREREYILDIFETITGLRMNHAYVRPGGVAQDVPDDAVRKIREFLKMMPKKLKEYEDLLSGQPIWTERTKNVAVLDVTGCVALGITGPVLRSAGLAWDLRKTMPYCGYETYEFDVPTHPDGDVWGRYQVRLAEIRESMKLVEQALDRLRPGPVMVADRKIAWPAQLAIGVDGMGNSLEHVAKIMGQSMESLIHHFKLVTEGFRVPPGQVYVGIEAPRGELGVHAVSDGGTRPYRVHYREPSFVNLQALPAMAEGGLIADVIAGGASLDPVMGGCDR
- the nuoE gene encoding NADH-quinone oxidoreductase subunit NuoE, giving the protein MTTFTEETRERAREIIARYPADRSRSALLPLLHLVQAEEGYVSPAGVTFCAEVLGLNKAQVGAVATFYTMYKRKPTGDFLVSVCTNTMCNVLGGQEVYDTLSEHLGVGHDETTADGTITLEHAECLAACDYGPVMTVNYDFFDGVDPSTAVGVVDELRAGSRPMPTRGARLCTLKEMAVQLAGFADERDGAVADGGPGEPTLRGLRLAQQHGVSVPGFDPNTPIRSKAEADKAAAKAKAAEAPAKPAAEPAKPASPVKGGDGASAEVPAETSPPAPRDAQKAEAAGVAANEPASDGKPAGDSTGPQERNLNEASASASGANSAAASETGAQK
- the nuoF gene encoding NADH-quinone oxidoreductase subunit NuoF, which produces MTTPRPETLAKLTPVLTKRWLSPDAWQIGTYEQLDGYAALRKALKAHPDDLIQLIKDSGLRGRGGAGFPTGLKWGFIPQGDGKPHYLVVNADEGEPGTCKDLPLMTHDPHALVEGVIIASYAIRANRAYIYIRGEAVHAARRLRNAVQEAYDKGYLGRNILRSGYDLELVVHSGAGAYICGEETALLDSLEGFRGQPRLRPPFPATHGLYASPTVVNNVGTIASVPPIVLGGADWWKTMGTEKSSGPMIYSLSGRIVNPGQFECSMGVTLRELLELAGGMQPGHNLRFWTPGGSSTPLLAAEHLDVPLDFEGVAAAGSILGTTATQIFSDQDCPVYATYRWLEFYHHESCGKCTPCREGNYWMVRVYRRILAGQGTHEDLDTLLDTCDNILGRSFCGLGDGATSSVTSSLKYFKQDYLDYIEGRTAPKLSDKQLVGAH